A genomic region of Azoarcus sp. KH32C contains the following coding sequences:
- a CDS encoding ThiF family adenylyltransferase encodes MVSTFDYDAAFARNLGWVTEEEQKTLRQKRIAIAGMGGVGGVHLTTLARLGIGAFNISDFDTFDLVNFNRQAGATMAALGRPKVDVLAEMALEINPELKIERFPEGVSDANLDRFLDGVDLYVDGLDFFCFEARRATFAACRRKGVPAITAAPLGLGVAFLAFMPDSMSFEDYFGLEGCDEWEMAIRFLLGLSPAMLQRSYLADQSRVNLAEHRGPSTVAACQLCAGVTATEALKILLGRGMLRPAPWGYQFDAYRNRLVRTWRPGGNRNPIQRLALLIARGQLRRMQGGGERRG; translated from the coding sequence ATGGTGAGCACCTTCGACTACGATGCGGCATTTGCACGCAATCTCGGTTGGGTCACCGAAGAAGAACAGAAGACGCTGAGACAGAAGCGGATTGCGATTGCGGGCATGGGCGGCGTCGGAGGCGTGCACCTCACGACCCTCGCACGGCTCGGAATCGGTGCCTTCAACATCTCGGACTTCGATACCTTCGACCTCGTCAATTTCAACCGCCAAGCGGGTGCGACGATGGCCGCGCTGGGGCGCCCGAAGGTCGACGTTCTGGCCGAGATGGCTCTTGAGATCAACCCGGAGCTGAAGATCGAGCGTTTTCCGGAAGGCGTGTCCGACGCGAATCTCGATCGCTTCCTCGACGGCGTCGACCTCTATGTCGATGGCCTCGATTTCTTCTGCTTCGAGGCGCGCCGCGCGACCTTTGCCGCATGCCGCAGGAAGGGCGTCCCGGCGATCACGGCCGCGCCGCTCGGACTCGGGGTCGCGTTCCTGGCTTTCATGCCCGACAGCATGAGTTTCGAGGATTATTTCGGCCTCGAGGGATGCGACGAGTGGGAGATGGCGATCCGTTTCCTGCTCGGACTGTCGCCGGCGATGCTGCAGCGCTCCTATCTCGCCGATCAATCGCGCGTGAATCTTGCCGAACATCGCGGTCCTTCCACCGTCGCCGCGTGCCAATTGTGCGCAGGTGTCACCGCGACGGAAGCGCTGAAGATTCTCCTCGGGCGCGGAATGCTGCGGCCGGCGCCCTGGGGCTACCAGTTCGACGCCTACCGCAATCGCCTCGTGCGCACTTGGCGTCCGGGTGGAAACCGCAACCCGATCCAGCGGCTCGCGCTGTTGATCGCGCGAGGCCAGTTGCGTCGCATGCAAGGCGGAGGCGAACGCCGTGGCTGA
- a CDS encoding nitroreductase family protein, with protein sequence MADRATLMEILDLARWAPSGDNTQPWRFEVVDDRQIAVHGFDTRDHVIYDLDGRASQIAHGALLETLRVAATGHGLAARWSLRAGSSDKGPIYDVVLEPSADIAPDPLIPSIRKRAVQRRMMSARPLSIEERRELVEAVGPDHSVLMFESLSERFKVARLLWDNARLRLTCPEAYQVHRDVIEWDARFSVDRIPDQAVGVDPMTAKLMRWVMQSWERVEFFNRYLFGTVAPRIQLDFLPAMACAAHLLLLPRNPLRTIEDHVRTGEAMQRLWLTVDALGLNLQPEMTPVIFRWYVQAGRSISATKGIDEGAARLAASFDALAGADAAAPFAFFCRVGAGAGATARSLRKELRDLMVPARS encoded by the coding sequence GTGGCTGATCGCGCGACGCTGATGGAGATTCTCGATCTGGCGCGCTGGGCGCCCAGCGGGGACAACACGCAGCCCTGGCGATTCGAGGTCGTCGATGACCGGCAGATTGCAGTGCACGGATTCGACACCCGCGATCACGTCATTTATGACCTGGACGGTCGTGCCAGCCAGATTGCCCACGGGGCCCTGCTCGAGACCTTGAGGGTAGCAGCGACGGGGCATGGGCTCGCTGCTCGCTGGTCGCTGAGAGCGGGATCTTCGGACAAGGGGCCGATCTACGACGTCGTGCTCGAGCCTTCTGCCGATATCGCGCCCGACCCCTTGATCCCGTCGATACGCAAGCGTGCCGTTCAACGTCGCATGATGAGCGCGCGCCCCCTCTCGATCGAGGAGAGGCGGGAACTGGTGGAGGCGGTAGGCCCCGATCATTCTGTCCTGATGTTCGAGTCCCTCTCCGAGCGATTCAAGGTGGCGCGCCTGCTGTGGGACAACGCGCGCCTGCGGCTGACCTGCCCGGAAGCCTACCAGGTGCATCGCGACGTGATCGAATGGGATGCGCGCTTCAGCGTCGACCGCATTCCAGATCAGGCCGTCGGCGTCGATCCGATGACGGCGAAGCTGATGCGGTGGGTCATGCAAAGCTGGGAGCGTGTCGAGTTCTTCAATCGATACCTGTTCGGCACGGTTGCTCCGCGGATCCAGCTCGATTTCCTCCCCGCGATGGCCTGTGCCGCGCATCTGCTGCTTCTGCCCCGCAACCCGCTCCGGACGATTGAGGATCATGTCCGCACGGGCGAGGCCATGCAGCGGCTGTGGCTCACCGTGGATGCACTGGGCTTGAACCTGCAGCCGGAGATGACGCCGGTGATCTTTCGCTGGTACGTCCAGGCGGGGCGTTCCATTTCGGCGACCAAGGGCATCGACGAGGGAGCCGCGCGGCTCGCCGCGTCTTTCGACGCGTTGGCCGGTGCCGATGCGGCGGCGCCCTTTGCCTTCTTCTGCCGCGTCGGTGCGGGTGCCGGGGCGACCGCTCGTTCGCTTCGCAAGGAGTTGCGCGACCTGATGGTGCCCGCGCGGTCGTAA
- a CDS encoding LemA family protein, with protein sequence MSVSAAVLLGVVVVGVLYAVVAYNGLVQLKHNISKAWANIDVLLKQRHDELPKLVEVCKQYKQFEQKTLQRVTEARARVASAREQRDVGALGQAEGMLRVGLGQIFAVAEAYPELKANEHFMQLQSRITALENSIADRREWYNESVNLHNVRIEQFPDVFIARMFQFDAKPLLEFATVEKADVDLKALFSA encoded by the coding sequence ATGAGCGTTTCCGCAGCCGTCCTGCTCGGCGTCGTTGTCGTCGGCGTGCTCTATGCCGTCGTGGCCTACAACGGGCTCGTGCAACTCAAGCACAACATCTCGAAGGCGTGGGCGAACATCGACGTGCTGCTCAAGCAGCGGCATGATGAGCTGCCCAAACTCGTCGAGGTCTGCAAGCAGTACAAGCAGTTCGAGCAGAAGACCTTGCAACGCGTGACCGAAGCGCGCGCCCGCGTTGCAAGCGCGCGCGAACAGCGGGACGTCGGCGCGCTGGGTCAGGCCGAGGGCATGCTGCGCGTGGGGCTCGGACAGATCTTCGCGGTTGCCGAGGCCTACCCGGAATTGAAGGCCAACGAGCACTTCATGCAGCTCCAGTCGCGCATCACGGCGCTGGAAAACAGCATCGCCGACCGCCGTGAGTGGTACAACGAGTCGGTCAACCTGCACAACGTCCGCATCGAACAGTTTCCGGACGTGTTCATCGCCCGAATGTTCCAGTTCGATGCCAAGCCCCTGCTGGAATTCGCGACCGTCGAGAAGGCCGACGTCGACCTGAAGGCGCTATTCAGCGCCTGA
- a CDS encoding response regulator: protein MGEPEQQPLPKVLIVDDSRMVRASIVKLIRGRFEFREESDGEAGWQALLVDPTIELVLTDIGMPQLDGYGLLERIRASQLSRIHELPVIVISGEEDGGARERARQLGANDFITKGIGATELIARLDSLTRLAQTTRQLEESRAALARQSPVDPVSGLATESYLNWRGEQDMALARRRQADLSVLVLEIDRYDQLTAQYGAHVAQLVTRKLSGMLSTKVRKEDTVTQMTPSQFVVLSPSTDLAGCAAFALRMQKVLDKLVMTYRDDRIRISITVGVASSRGDGVQTVSELINVATARTGAGKQAGGNRVVGDQGEITQEMVDRLRQQVVSIDQALVQVGQGDTEEIVAQLPAVVATLMPLLRLIEAQLGCGIPLDRLSHYNPNSASGNDGTQKA, encoded by the coding sequence ATGGGCGAGCCTGAGCAGCAACCATTGCCGAAGGTGCTGATCGTCGACGACTCGCGCATGGTGCGGGCGTCGATCGTCAAGCTGATACGGGGCCGCTTCGAATTCCGCGAGGAATCCGACGGCGAAGCGGGTTGGCAGGCGCTGCTGGTCGACCCCACGATCGAGCTTGTGCTCACCGACATCGGGATGCCGCAGCTCGACGGCTATGGCCTGCTGGAGCGCATCCGTGCGTCGCAGCTGTCGCGGATCCACGAGCTTCCGGTGATCGTGATCTCCGGTGAGGAAGACGGGGGGGCGCGTGAGCGCGCGCGCCAGCTCGGTGCCAACGATTTCATCACGAAGGGAATCGGCGCGACCGAACTGATCGCTCGTCTCGATTCGCTCACGCGGCTCGCCCAGACGACGCGCCAGCTCGAGGAAAGCCGTGCCGCGTTGGCGAGGCAAAGTCCGGTCGATCCGGTTTCGGGGCTGGCGACCGAATCCTACCTGAACTGGCGGGGCGAGCAGGACATGGCGCTCGCGCGTCGGCGCCAGGCCGATCTTTCCGTGCTGGTGCTGGAGATCGACCGCTATGACCAGCTCACTGCCCAATACGGGGCACATGTCGCCCAGCTCGTCACCCGCAAGCTGTCCGGCATGTTGTCGACCAAGGTCCGCAAGGAAGACACCGTCACGCAGATGACGCCGTCGCAGTTCGTCGTGCTGTCGCCGAGCACCGATCTCGCCGGTTGCGCGGCTTTTGCGCTGCGCATGCAGAAGGTTCTCGACAAGCTCGTCATGACCTATCGCGACGACCGCATCCGCATCAGCATCACGGTCGGTGTCGCGAGTTCCAGAGGCGACGGCGTGCAGACCGTCAGCGAGCTGATCAACGTCGCTACGGCGCGAACCGGCGCCGGCAAGCAGGCCGGCGGCAACCGCGTGGTCGGCGACCAGGGCGAGATCACGCAGGAGATGGTGGATCGCCTGCGGCAGCAGGTCGTGAGCATCGACCAGGCACTCGTCCAGGTCGGGCAGGGCGACACCGAAGAGATCGTCGCGCAACTGCCCGCAGTGGTCGCGACGCTCATGCCCTTGTTGCGTCTGATCGAGGCGCAACTCGGCTGCGGGATTCCTCTCGATCGTCTTAGTCACTACAATCCCAATTCCGCATCCGGCAACGACGGCACCCAGAAGGCCTGA
- a CDS encoding propionate--CoA ligase: MSKYQEFHSRSIEQRDEFWAEQAKLIDWNKSAEQICDFSKPPFVKWFKGGETNLCYNAVDRHAAQRPNDRALVYISTETEEEKVYSFAELQREVERMAAIYQDLGVKKGDRVLIYMPMIAEAAFAMLACARIGAIHSVVFGGFAAGSLATRIDDAKPVLMVSSDAGMRNGKPVPYKHLVDEACKLAEFPPKNVLIVDRGLDKGFAKVEGRDVDYATLRAKHMDAKVPVTWLESTEPSYILYTSGTTGKPKGVQRDTGGYAVALAASMKHIFTGDAGETMFATSDIGWVVGHSYIIYGPLLAGMATIMYEGTPLRPDAGIWWSIVEKYKVTVMFSAPTAVRVLKKQDPAFLKKYDLSSLKHLFLAGEPLDETSHKWIMDELGIPVVDNYWQTETGWPMLAICRGVEQSPIKLGSPAFPVYGYDLRIYREDGTECGANEKGIVGIVPPLPPGCLSTVWGQDDRFVSTYFSTFADPVIYSSSDWGIKDENGYYTILGRMDDVINVAGHRLGTREIEEAIQAHTAIAEVAVVGVADQLKGQMPMAFAVVKDATRVDSPEKRVELEKEVMKTVDNLLGAIARPARVHFISGLPKTRSGKMLRRSIQALAEGRDPGDLTTIDDPTTLEQIRDAIAG, translated from the coding sequence ATGTCCAAGTATCAGGAATTTCACAGCCGTTCCATCGAGCAGCGTGATGAGTTCTGGGCCGAGCAGGCCAAGCTCATCGACTGGAACAAGTCCGCCGAACAGATCTGCGACTTTTCGAAGCCGCCGTTCGTGAAGTGGTTCAAGGGCGGCGAAACCAACCTTTGCTACAACGCCGTCGATCGCCACGCCGCCCAGCGTCCGAACGACCGTGCGCTGGTCTATATCTCGACCGAGACCGAAGAAGAGAAGGTCTACAGCTTCGCCGAGCTGCAGCGCGAGGTCGAGCGCATGGCCGCGATCTACCAGGATCTCGGTGTCAAGAAGGGCGATCGCGTGCTGATCTACATGCCGATGATCGCCGAGGCCGCGTTCGCGATGCTGGCCTGCGCGCGGATCGGTGCGATCCACTCGGTGGTGTTCGGCGGCTTCGCGGCCGGCTCGCTCGCGACCCGTATCGACGACGCCAAGCCCGTGCTGATGGTGAGCTCGGATGCCGGCATGCGCAACGGCAAGCCGGTGCCGTACAAGCACCTCGTCGATGAGGCCTGCAAGCTCGCCGAATTCCCGCCGAAGAACGTGCTGATCGTCGATCGGGGCCTGGACAAGGGCTTCGCCAAGGTCGAAGGGCGTGACGTCGATTACGCGACGCTGCGCGCGAAGCACATGGACGCCAAGGTCCCGGTGACCTGGCTCGAATCGACCGAACCGAGCTACATCCTCTATACCTCTGGCACGACCGGGAAGCCGAAGGGCGTGCAGCGCGACACCGGCGGCTACGCCGTCGCGCTCGCCGCGTCGATGAAGCATATCTTCACCGGCGACGCCGGCGAGACGATGTTCGCGACCTCGGACATCGGCTGGGTCGTCGGCCACTCGTACATCATCTACGGGCCGCTGCTGGCGGGCATGGCGACGATCATGTACGAAGGCACGCCGCTGCGCCCGGACGCCGGCATCTGGTGGAGCATCGTCGAGAAGTACAAGGTCACCGTCATGTTCTCGGCGCCGACCGCGGTGCGCGTGCTGAAGAAGCAGGATCCGGCCTTCCTCAAGAAGTACGACCTGTCCTCGCTCAAGCACCTCTTCCTCGCCGGCGAGCCGCTCGACGAGACGAGCCACAAGTGGATCATGGACGAGCTGGGCATCCCGGTCGTCGACAACTACTGGCAGACTGAAACCGGTTGGCCGATGCTCGCGATCTGCCGTGGCGTCGAGCAGAGCCCGATCAAGCTCGGCTCCCCCGCCTTCCCGGTCTACGGCTACGACCTGCGCATCTACCGTGAGGACGGCACTGAGTGCGGCGCCAACGAGAAGGGTATTGTCGGCATCGTTCCGCCGCTGCCGCCGGGCTGCCTGTCGACCGTTTGGGGCCAGGACGACCGCTTCGTGTCGACCTACTTCAGCACCTTTGCCGATCCGGTGATCTATTCGTCGTCCGACTGGGGCATCAAGGACGAGAACGGTTACTACACGATCCTCGGCCGCATGGACGACGTGATCAACGTCGCCGGCCACCGTCTGGGCACCCGCGAGATCGAAGAGGCAATCCAGGCCCACACCGCGATTGCCGAGGTCGCGGTCGTCGGCGTCGCCGACCAGCTCAAGGGCCAGATGCCGATGGCCTTCGCCGTGGTGAAGGACGCCACGCGCGTCGATAGCCCCGAGAAGCGTGTCGAACTCGAGAAGGAAGTGATGAAGACGGTCGACAACCTGCTCGGCGCGATCGCGCGTCCGGCGCGTGTGCACTTCATCTCCGGTCTGCCGAAGACGCGGTCCGGCAAGATGCTGCGCCGCTCGATCCAGGCGCTGGCCGAAGGCCGCGATCCGGGTGATCTGACGACGATCGACGATCCGACCACGCTGGAGCAGATCCGCGACGCGATCGCGGGCTGA
- a CDS encoding oxidoreductase, producing the protein MSAPFKAFLIDQDEGKKVVSGMGTLDRDGLDAGEVLIKVHYSSINYKDALAATGAGKIIRRFPCVGGIDLSGEVVDSIDARFRPGDKVIATSFDIGVAHHGGYAEYARVPAGWVVPLPAGLDLLEAMALGTAGFTAALGIVRMEDNGLAPANGPVVVTGATGGVGGLAIDMLSQLGYHVVALTGKESESDYLKMLGAAEILLRNTIDFEKVRPLEAGRWAGAVDNVGGQILHWILATMKQAGTVASIGNAASFNINTTVFPFILRGVSLLGVDSGYMGFPTRKKVWDRLATDLKPRHLAAVTRTIAFDELPAAFEAFIRGEVKGRTVVRIGA; encoded by the coding sequence GTGAGTGCACCGTTCAAAGCGTTTCTGATCGATCAGGATGAAGGCAAGAAAGTCGTCAGCGGCATGGGGACGCTGGATCGCGATGGTCTCGACGCCGGCGAAGTGCTGATCAAGGTGCATTACTCGAGCATCAACTACAAAGATGCACTGGCGGCGACCGGCGCCGGAAAGATCATCCGGCGTTTCCCGTGCGTCGGCGGCATCGACCTCTCCGGTGAAGTCGTGGACAGCATCGATGCCCGTTTCCGTCCGGGCGACAAGGTCATTGCCACGAGCTTCGACATTGGCGTCGCGCACCACGGCGGTTACGCCGAATACGCGCGGGTGCCGGCCGGCTGGGTGGTGCCGCTGCCCGCGGGACTGGATCTGCTGGAGGCGATGGCCCTGGGCACGGCGGGTTTCACCGCAGCGCTCGGCATCGTGCGCATGGAAGACAACGGCCTCGCCCCGGCAAATGGCCCGGTCGTGGTCACCGGTGCGACGGGGGGCGTCGGCGGGCTCGCGATCGACATGCTGTCGCAGCTCGGTTACCACGTCGTCGCGTTGACCGGCAAGGAATCAGAGTCCGACTACCTGAAGATGCTCGGCGCGGCCGAGATCCTGCTGCGGAATACAATCGACTTCGAGAAGGTGCGTCCGCTCGAAGCGGGCCGTTGGGCAGGGGCGGTCGACAACGTGGGCGGGCAGATCCTGCACTGGATCCTCGCGACGATGAAGCAGGCCGGCACCGTCGCGAGCATCGGCAATGCGGCGAGCTTTAACATCAACACGACGGTCTTCCCGTTCATCCTGCGCGGCGTGAGCCTGCTCGGGGTCGATTCGGGCTACATGGGATTTCCGACGCGCAAGAAAGTGTGGGACCGGCTCGCGACCGACCTCAAGCCGAGGCATCTGGCTGCCGTTACCAGGACTATTGCATTCGACGAGCTGCCGGCCGCATTCGAGGCATTCATCAGGGGTGAGGTCAAGGGGCGCACGGTCGTGCGTATCGGCGCCTGA
- a CDS encoding HDOD domain-containing protein: MGFIDTPLPSVTAYVEFMSTQDVPVLRRTVKELAALRDRQDGLGAKAVAAVVLADPLMTMKLLTTLQANRPAKQNHDITTIDRAIMMMGLAPFFDRFANMPTVEDTLVAHPKALVGVLKVIARARRASHYARDWAILRHDLDVDEITVAALLQEAVEILCWIAAPNLTQQVYDMQRGDRWLRSPDAQRAVFGVTAQEILFALVRTWQLPELLTNLMDETLADHPRVRNVVLAANFARHLSNGWDNDALPDDIAEIESLVRLNRETLLSRLGVPQEELFRFVPPAT; this comes from the coding sequence ATGGGCTTCATCGACACTCCTCTTCCCTCGGTCACAGCCTACGTCGAATTCATGTCCACGCAGGACGTTCCGGTGCTGCGCCGCACGGTCAAGGAACTGGCCGCGCTGCGCGACCGGCAGGACGGCTTGGGTGCCAAGGCGGTGGCTGCGGTCGTGCTGGCCGATCCCTTGATGACGATGAAGTTGCTGACGACGCTGCAGGCGAACCGCCCGGCGAAACAGAATCACGACATCACGACGATCGACCGCGCGATCATGATGATGGGCCTCGCGCCCTTTTTCGACCGCTTCGCCAACATGCCGACGGTCGAGGACACGCTCGTCGCGCATCCGAAGGCGCTGGTCGGCGTACTGAAGGTCATCGCCCGCGCCCGGCGCGCCTCGCACTACGCCCGCGACTGGGCAATCCTGCGCCACGACCTGGACGTCGACGAGATTACCGTCGCCGCGCTGCTGCAGGAGGCCGTGGAGATCCTGTGCTGGATTGCCGCGCCGAACCTGACCCAGCAGGTCTATGACATGCAACGCGGCGACCGCTGGCTGCGCAGCCCGGATGCCCAGCGAGCGGTGTTCGGTGTGACGGCGCAGGAGATCCTGTTCGCCCTGGTGCGAACGTGGCAGCTCCCCGAGTTGCTGACCAACTTGATGGACGAGACCCTCGCTGATCATCCACGCGTGCGAAACGTCGTCCTCGCTGCAAATTTTGCACGTCATCTGTCGAACGGCTGGGACAACGACGCCTTGCCGGACGACATCGCGGAGATCGAAAGTCTGGTGCGCCTGAACCGCGAAACCCTGCTCTCGCGGCTTGGGGTCCCCCAGGAAGAGCTCTTCCGCTTCGTGCCTCCCGCAACCTGA
- a CDS encoding PEP-CTERM/exosortase system-associated acyltransferase, which yields MLLFDRFNLGHGFRKYFEISPATDDSLRDAVYRVRHEVYCEELGFEPVRPDRRETDEHDAHSLHCLLRTANEAKIPVGCTRVVLARTNDPDYLLPFERTCAATIDRSIIDPARLDRDRIAEVSRLAVRAAFRRRKGEHTEAVPVHDEDFGSVIHPRFPYIPIGLYLGAIALAARSGIETLFILTEPRLAAHFAKLGVDVRQIGGPVEHRGTRIPSMMDVQSIIKGMRFLLKPMWRTIHEEIEAGYEGETSIAGSSASKTGT from the coding sequence TTGCTTCTGTTCGACCGCTTCAACCTTGGCCACGGGTTCAGGAAATACTTCGAAATCTCCCCGGCCACCGACGACTCGTTGCGCGACGCGGTGTACCGCGTGCGGCACGAAGTGTATTGCGAAGAGCTCGGCTTCGAACCCGTCCGTCCGGATCGACGAGAGACGGACGAGCACGATGCCCACAGCCTGCACTGCCTGCTGCGAACCGCGAACGAAGCGAAAATCCCAGTGGGCTGCACGCGCGTGGTCCTTGCCCGAACGAACGACCCGGACTACCTGCTCCCTTTCGAAAGGACCTGCGCGGCAACGATCGACCGTTCGATCATCGACCCGGCACGTCTTGACCGGGATCGGATCGCCGAAGTGTCGCGCCTCGCGGTACGCGCAGCATTCCGACGCCGGAAAGGGGAACACACGGAAGCGGTGCCGGTGCACGACGAGGACTTCGGCAGCGTCATCCACCCGCGTTTTCCGTACATCCCGATCGGGCTATATCTGGGCGCGATCGCCCTCGCGGCCCGCAGCGGAATCGAGACCCTCTTCATTCTCACGGAGCCCCGACTTGCCGCCCATTTCGCGAAGCTGGGCGTCGATGTGCGACAGATCGGCGGACCGGTCGAGCATCGCGGCACGCGCATCCCGTCGATGATGGACGTGCAGAGCATCATCAAGGGCATGCGCTTCCTCCTCAAGCCGATGTGGCGGACGATCCACGAGGAAATCGAAGCGGGCTACGAAGGCGAGACGTCGATCGCGGGCAGCTCTGCCAGCAAAACCGGCACCTGA
- a CDS encoding ATP-binding cassette domain-containing protein yields MPLLSVDNACLAFGHVDLLDHAEFQLDAGERVALIGRNGSGKSSLLKALAGQAALDDGTVWRQSGLVVAYVPQEADFPHDRDVFTTIADGLGDVARLLVDYHAAMHAVAESADPEALARLDALQHAVEAADAWRLNRRVEEVIERLALPGDALVSSLSGGGVKRVALARALVAEPDLLLLDEPTNHLDIDGILWLESLIREFRGAVVVITHDRVFLDNVATRIVELDRGTLRSYPGRFGDYQRRKAEELESEGKASARFDKVLAQEEVWIRKGVEARRTRNEGRVRRLEALRRERAARRERLGSVKFAVDKGDQSGQLVAELTDVTKRFGQRTVVRDFSTRIMRGDRVGLIGPNGAGKTTLLKLILGELEPDEGTVRRGTRQSVAYFDQLRAQLDPELALTEVISPGSDFVEIGGERKHVIGYLGDFLFAPERARSPVKSLSGGERNRLLLARLFARPANVMVLDEPTNDLDIETLDLLEELLAGYDGTLFLVSHDRAFLDNVVTQVIAAEGDGRWGEYAGGYVDWQRVKQADAEREAERAKAVSSPKPQAAVAPAKPAARPGKLSFNEKRELEALPDRIAALEAEQGDLHTRMADPALYQQGPQEVARIKARLDELDIEVEIAMNRWMELESRQG; encoded by the coding sequence ATGCCTCTGCTGTCGGTCGATAACGCCTGTCTTGCCTTCGGCCACGTCGATCTTCTCGATCATGCCGAATTCCAGCTCGATGCCGGCGAGCGCGTGGCCTTGATCGGTCGCAATGGTTCGGGAAAGTCCAGCCTGTTGAAGGCCTTGGCCGGGCAAGCGGCGCTCGACGACGGCACGGTGTGGCGCCAGTCGGGGCTGGTGGTGGCCTACGTGCCGCAGGAAGCGGATTTTCCGCATGATCGCGATGTGTTCACGACGATCGCCGACGGGCTTGGGGACGTTGCACGTCTTCTCGTGGACTACCATGCCGCGATGCATGCCGTGGCGGAGTCGGCGGACCCCGAGGCGCTCGCCCGACTCGATGCGCTTCAGCATGCCGTCGAGGCGGCCGACGCCTGGCGGCTTAATCGTCGCGTGGAGGAAGTGATCGAGCGGCTCGCCCTGCCCGGCGATGCGCTGGTGTCGAGCCTCTCCGGCGGCGGTGTGAAGCGCGTTGCGCTGGCGCGGGCGCTGGTTGCCGAGCCGGACCTGCTGTTGCTCGACGAACCGACGAACCACCTCGACATCGACGGCATCCTGTGGCTCGAGTCCCTGATTCGTGAGTTCCGCGGTGCGGTCGTCGTCATCACCCACGATCGCGTGTTCCTGGATAACGTCGCGACGCGGATCGTCGAACTCGATCGCGGCACCTTGCGCAGCTATCCGGGCCGTTTCGGCGACTATCAGCGCCGTAAGGCCGAAGAACTGGAGTCCGAGGGGAAGGCCAGCGCGCGCTTCGACAAGGTCCTCGCGCAGGAAGAGGTCTGGATTCGCAAGGGCGTCGAGGCCCGTCGCACCCGTAACGAAGGGCGCGTGCGGCGTCTCGAGGCCTTGCGCCGCGAACGGGCCGCGCGGCGCGAGCGGCTGGGCAGCGTCAAGTTCGCAGTCGACAAGGGCGACCAGAGCGGACAGCTCGTCGCCGAATTGACCGACGTGACGAAGCGTTTCGGGCAGCGGACGGTTGTACGCGATTTCTCGACGCGCATCATGCGTGGCGACCGAGTGGGCCTGATCGGTCCCAACGGCGCGGGCAAGACGACGCTGCTCAAACTGATCCTCGGTGAGCTCGAACCCGACGAAGGGACGGTGCGCCGCGGCACGCGCCAGAGCGTCGCGTATTTCGACCAGCTGCGCGCACAGCTCGACCCCGAGCTGGCGCTGACCGAAGTGATCAGCCCGGGATCGGATTTCGTCGAGATCGGCGGCGAGCGCAAGCACGTGATCGGCTATCTCGGCGACTTCCTGTTCGCTCCGGAACGGGCGCGTTCGCCGGTGAAGTCGCTTTCGGGGGGCGAGCGCAATCGTCTGCTGCTGGCGCGACTTTTTGCGCGTCCCGCCAATGTGATGGTGCTCGACGAGCCGACGAACGACCTCGACATCGAAACGCTCGATCTCCTCGAAGAACTCCTTGCCGGTTACGACGGGACACTCTTTCTCGTCAGCCACGACCGGGCCTTCCTCGACAACGTCGTCACCCAGGTGATCGCCGCCGAAGGCGATGGACGCTGGGGCGAGTATGCGGGCGGTTATGTGGACTGGCAGCGCGTCAAGCAGGCCGACGCGGAGCGCGAAGCCGAGCGGGCGAAGGCGGTTTCCTCGCCCAAGCCGCAGGCCGCGGTGGCACCAGCGAAGCCGGCGGCGCGACCGGGCAAGTTGTCGTTCAACGAGAAGCGCGAACTTGAGGCGCTTCCGGACCGGATTGCAGCATTGGAGGCGGAGCAGGGCGATCTGCACACGCGCATGGCCGATCCTGCGCTCTATCAGCAGGGGCCGCAGGAAGTCGCGCGGATCAAGGCGCGTCTCGATGAACTCGACATTGAAGTCGAGATCGCGATGAACCGCTGGATGGAGCTCGAGAGTCGCCAGGGCTGA